One genomic window of Nicotiana sylvestris chromosome 10, ASM39365v2, whole genome shotgun sequence includes the following:
- the LOC104231882 gene encoding UDP-glucuronate 4-epimerase 6-like — protein sequence MASSLDTSKVMKLERYNSYIRRVNSSKLIAASSKLLFRVTLLVALLLIFFFTINYHPLSSENTSHHHIHTTTHNLLSSAFYGGGAAWEKQVRHSSTPRRANGLSVLVTGAAGFVGSHCSMALKKRGDGVLGIDNFNSYYDPSLKRGRQKLLAQHEIFIVEGDINDAELLSKLFDIVPFTHVLHLAAQAGVRYAMKNPQSYIKSNIAGFVNLLETAKLANPQPAIVWASSSSVYGLNTNVPFSENHRTDQPASLYAATKKAGEEIAHTYNHIYGLSLTALRFFTVYGPWGRPDMAYFFFTKDMTQGKPINVYVTQDNKEVARDFTYIDDVVKGCLGALDTAEKSTGSGGKKKGPAQLRVYNLGNTSPVSVKKLVTILESLLNVKAKKNVIKMPRNGDVPFTHANVSLAYRDFGYKPTTDLSSGLRKFVKWYLSYYGIQSKVNKELNSPNDHSED from the exons ATGGCATCTTCACTTGATACAAGCAAAGTAATGAAATTAGAGAGATATAATAGCTATATTCGAAGAGTAAATAGCTCTAAACTTATTGCAGCTTCTTCTAAGCTTCTTTTTAGGGTTACTCTTTTAGTAGCTCTTTTGTTAATTTTTTTCTTTACCATAAATTACCATCCTTTAAGTTCAGAAAATACTTCACATCATCATATTCACACCACCACTCATAACCTACTCTCCTCCGCCTTCTACGGTGGCGGCGCCGCTTGGGAAAAACAAGTCCGCCACTCTTCCACTCCTAGACGTGCCAATGGTTTATCCGTATTGGTTACAG GTGCGGCTGGCTTTGTTGGTTCTCATTGTTCAATGGCATTGAAGAAGCGTGGGGATGGAGTCTTGGGAATAGACAACTTCAACTCATATTACGATCCATCACTGAAACGTGGGCGCCAGAAATTACTGGCGCAACACGAGATCTTTATCGTGGAAGGTGATATAAATGACGCCGAGTTGTTATCCAAACTATTTGACATTGTTCCATTTACACACGTCCTTCACTTGGCCGCGCAGGCGGGTGTAAGGTACGCGATGAAAAATCCACAGTCTTACATTAAGTCGAATATAGCAGGGTTCGTTAACTTGTTGGAGACGGCCAAGTTAGCGAACCCTCAACCCGCGATCGTCTGGGCATCGTCCAGCTCGGTTTACGGGTTAAATACAAATGTACCATTTTCTGAAAATCATCGTACGGATCAACCTGCTAGCCTTTATGCCGCCACAAAAAAAGCTGGTGAAGAAATTGCACATACATATAACCATATTTACGGTCTTTCTTTAACTGCATTAAGGTTTTTTACTGTTTATGGACCATGGGGTAGACCAGACATGGCCTATTTTTTCTTCACTAAGGATATGACACAAGGGAAACCAATAAATGTGTACGTAACACAAGATAATAAAGAGGTGGCGCGTGACTTCACGTACATCGACGACGTCGTTAAAGGGTGTCTCGGGGCACTTGACACGGCGGAGAAGAGCACCGGCAGCGGCGGAAAAAAGAAAGGTCCGGCGCAGTTAAGGGTGTATAATTTGGGTAACACTTCACCTGTGTCGGTGAAGAAATTGGTGACAATTTTGGAAAGTTTATTAAATGTGAAGGCTAAAAAGAATGTGATTAAAATGCCAAGAAATGGGGATGTCCCATTTACACATGCTAATGTTTCTTTGGCTTATAGAGATTTTGGGTATAAGCCAACCACAGATTTGTCAAGTGGATTAAGGAAGTTTGTTAAGTGGTATTTGAGTTATTATGGGATTCAATCAAAGGTAAATAAGGAATTAAACTCCCCTAATGATCACTCCGAAGATTAA